The Caldicellulosiruptor changbaiensis genome has a segment encoding these proteins:
- a CDS encoding DUF2680 domain-containing protein — MKRRIGFVVAVALLVLALNLAAFAATSVSNTNPASATNTTVLHMARGYGAQFMASIVAKLTGLTVDEVVYLRSQGQTFYQIALSKGVTAEKFKDAVYQSKSALVDQKVKDGVITKEQAEAIKAQMKARIDSCNGQGYANRPQTGDGIFGGGNGQKQGIGQGRGIGYGRGMRGFSARNSSNQSK; from the coding sequence ATGAAAAGAAGAATAGGTTTTGTGGTAGCAGTAGCTTTATTAGTGCTTGCCCTGAACTTAGCTGCTTTTGCCGCAACAAGTGTTTCAAACACCAATCCAGCATCAGCAACTAATACCACAGTTTTGCACATGGCAAGGGGATATGGTGCTCAGTTTATGGCATCAATTGTAGCAAAGCTTACAGGTCTTACAGTTGATGAGGTTGTATATTTGAGGTCACAAGGACAAACTTTCTACCAGATAGCTTTGTCAAAAGGTGTAACAGCTGAGAAGTTTAAGGATGCTGTATATCAATCAAAAAGTGCTTTAGTTGACCAAAAAGTAAAAGATGGCGTTATTACAAAAGAACAGGCGGAGGCAATAAAGGCACAGATGAAAGCACGAATTGACAGCTGCAACGGACAGGGCTACGCAAACAGACCACAAACTGGGGATGGAATATTTGGTGGTGGAAATGGGCAAAAGCAGGGTATTGGGCAAGGTAGAGGTATTGGCTACGGCAGAGGCATGAGAGGCTTTTCAGCAAGGAATTCTTCAAATCAATCAAAATAA